Proteins found in one Streptococcus anginosus subsp. whileyi MAS624 genomic segment:
- a CDS encoding major tail protein → MEKNKVTFGLQDVHWAEVTKEGDDGALTYGTVERLRGAAELTLEPQGDSGSYKADNINFYTTESNDGYEGTLKLALLTQEFLTRVLGETIDAQSNVISEIASSEKKNFALMFRFEGDKKETLHVLYYCYASRPTVASKTKSGSDINEVELKFKASPRPLDKIVRRRTTEDTPEDVKKTWFTKVYEPTVKLGG, encoded by the coding sequence ATGGAGAAAAATAAAGTCACCTTTGGTTTGCAGGATGTCCATTGGGCAGAAGTAACCAAAGAAGGAGATGATGGGGCGCTGACCTACGGCACAGTAGAGCGACTCAGAGGTGCCGCAGAGCTGACCTTGGAGCCACAAGGGGATTCGGGTTCCTATAAAGCAGACAACATCAATTTTTATACGACAGAATCCAATGATGGCTATGAAGGAACTCTGAAACTGGCTCTTCTGACACAGGAATTTTTGACCCGAGTGTTGGGAGAAACTATCGATGCCCAGAGTAATGTCATCTCAGAAATTGCAAGCAGCGAAAAGAAAAACTTTGCTTTAATGTTTCGCTTTGAAGGGGATAAGAAGGAAACGCTCCATGTGCTCTATTATTGTTATGCAAGCAGGCCAACCGTTGCTTCCAAAACAAAGAGCGGTTCAGACATCAACGAAGTAGAATTGAAATTCAAAGCCAGTCCTCGGCCGCTGGATAAAATCGTCCGTCGCAGGACCACAGAGGATACCCCAGAAGATGTCAAAAAGACTTGGTTTACAAAAGTCTATGAGCCAACTGTGAAACTGGGAGGTTAA
- a CDS encoding phage tail tape measure protein codes for MAGTIKGITIEIGGDTQPLQKALKGVNHEALEASRELKQIDKALKFDTGNVTLLTQKQEVLAKQVQTTKEKLETLRQAQSQVEAQFQSGKIGADQYRAFQREVEITQNTLKSYENKLESVSRALEQNGSSVTSNKSRLAALGAEQSQLASESEKVASSFKLQESQLGRNASESEKLALAQKKIATQSEIVEKQIVNLERQLELTKAEYGENSVEANKLEKSLNETKTAYHHLQDEMSNMSGASDNANHSLAETNNLLKSEILVNFSEKLSEISQKLIDFGKATLEAFREVDEGMDIIVTKTGASGKALDEMTDIAKGLATEIPTDFQTVGSAVGELNTQFGLTGDALKDASATLIKYAEINGSDVTESAISAKQAIEAYGLETSDLNRVLDTVTYTAQATGVSVQDLMTKAIQGAPQIKALGLSFDEGVALMGQFEKSGVDSSAALSSLSKAAVNYAAKGKTLSEGLRETVEQIRNSTSETEALTLASSIFGTKAAPRMVDAIKRGALSFDDLAGTAEKAKGVVASTYEATLDPIDQFTIAQNAAKEAMAEVGGSIAETLAPILQQLVPLLKSVAEWFVNLPEPVREFILVVGGLVTVAGILLPIIVALQAAALALGTTIGGMLSAAAPIVGIVLAVIAAVALLVIGIKELWEHNEAFRTAVMEVWNAIYSAISFIVQQVIDFVMEIWGTLVSWWQENQQLIQDSATTVWNAISTVITTIMDLIGPYLTAVWENIKLVVTTAWDIIKTIIETVLNVILSIITLVMQVITGDWSGAWETIKQIVSTVWEGIQSIIGTILNAIWQFIVNSWNGIKDSVSNILSALSSLFSSIWNAIQSTVTGIVQGIASTLSNIWNGILQTISNVLNNIFSTVRNIWDGIKNAISGAIDGAKNAVSSAINAIKNLFNFHISWPHIPLPHFSVSGSANPLDWLKGDIPRIGIEWYAKGGILTKPTIFGVNGMNLLAGGESGREAVLPLNRETLSQIGRGIASTLDDLPQITITISDVVIREEADLERLSEHVAGRLADELARQKQLKGLGT; via the coding sequence ATGGCTGGAACCATTAAAGGAATCACAATTGAAATTGGTGGCGATACGCAGCCCTTACAAAAAGCTCTAAAAGGAGTGAATCACGAAGCCTTAGAAGCAAGCCGAGAGCTGAAACAAATTGATAAGGCACTAAAATTTGATACAGGAAATGTTACTCTCTTAACTCAGAAACAAGAGGTTTTAGCTAAGCAAGTTCAAACAACCAAAGAGAAGCTAGAAACATTACGTCAAGCCCAATCTCAAGTAGAAGCTCAGTTTCAAAGTGGCAAAATCGGAGCTGATCAGTACCGAGCATTTCAAAGGGAAGTCGAAATCACTCAGAACACTCTCAAAAGCTATGAAAATAAGCTGGAAAGTGTCAGCCGAGCTTTGGAACAAAATGGCTCTAGTGTCACCAGCAACAAAAGTAGACTAGCAGCTCTAGGAGCGGAACAAAGTCAACTGGCTTCAGAGAGTGAGAAGGTTGCTTCCTCATTTAAACTCCAAGAAAGTCAGCTAGGTCGTAATGCCAGTGAATCTGAAAAGTTAGCCCTTGCTCAGAAGAAGATTGCGACTCAGTCAGAGATTGTTGAGAAACAGATTGTCAATTTAGAACGACAGTTAGAGTTGACCAAGGCTGAGTACGGTGAGAACTCAGTTGAAGCCAATAAGTTAGAGAAGTCACTCAATGAAACCAAGACGGCTTACCATCATCTGCAAGATGAGATGAGCAACATGAGTGGGGCAAGTGATAATGCCAACCACAGCTTAGCAGAAACCAACAATCTTCTAAAGTCTGAGATTTTAGTTAACTTCAGTGAAAAACTGAGCGAAATTAGTCAGAAGCTGATTGACTTCGGAAAAGCAACATTGGAAGCTTTTCGAGAAGTGGACGAAGGGATGGATATCATTGTCACCAAAACCGGTGCCAGTGGAAAAGCGCTGGATGAGATGACGGATATTGCAAAAGGTCTTGCGACTGAAATTCCAACGGACTTTCAAACAGTGGGCAGTGCTGTTGGTGAGCTTAATACCCAGTTTGGGTTGACTGGTGATGCCTTAAAGGACGCTTCTGCGACTTTGATTAAGTATGCGGAAATCAATGGTTCGGACGTGACGGAATCAGCCATTTCCGCAAAACAAGCCATTGAAGCATATGGACTTGAGACGAGTGATTTAAATCGGGTCTTAGATACCGTCACTTATACGGCACAGGCGACTGGTGTCAGCGTTCAGGATTTGATGACCAAAGCCATCCAAGGTGCTCCACAAATTAAGGCTTTAGGACTTTCGTTTGATGAGGGTGTGGCTCTTATGGGGCAGTTTGAAAAAAGTGGGGTCGATTCTTCGGCTGCTCTTTCTTCCCTCTCCAAAGCAGCAGTCAACTATGCGGCTAAGGGCAAGACACTGAGTGAAGGCTTAAGAGAAACGGTCGAACAAATCCGAAACAGCACCAGTGAAACGGAAGCCTTAACGCTTGCATCCAGTATCTTTGGTACTAAAGCTGCTCCACGGATGGTGGATGCCATTAAGCGGGGGGCTCTATCTTTTGATGATTTAGCAGGAACCGCAGAAAAAGCTAAGGGAGTAGTTGCTTCTACCTATGAAGCAACGCTTGATCCTATTGATCAGTTTACGATTGCTCAAAATGCAGCTAAAGAAGCTATGGCCGAAGTCGGAGGATCGATTGCAGAAACTCTAGCTCCGATTCTCCAACAACTTGTTCCGCTTTTAAAAAGTGTTGCGGAATGGTTCGTGAATCTTCCGGAACCGGTGCGGGAGTTCATTCTGGTTGTGGGTGGACTGGTGACTGTTGCGGGTATTCTCTTACCCATTATTGTGGCCTTACAAGCTGCAGCTTTAGCTCTTGGGACGACGATTGGAGGGATGTTATCTGCGGCTGCTCCGATTGTAGGAATTGTTCTTGCGGTGATAGCAGCTGTTGCTTTATTGGTCATTGGTATTAAGGAACTGTGGGAACATAATGAAGCTTTCAGAACGGCTGTTATGGAAGTTTGGAATGCCATCTATTCAGCTATTTCTTTCATCGTTCAGCAAGTTATAGACTTTGTGATGGAAATTTGGGGAACCTTGGTTTCTTGGTGGCAGGAAAATCAGCAGTTGATTCAAGATTCTGCAACAACAGTCTGGAATGCCATTTCGACGGTAATCACCACCATTATGGATTTAATTGGGCCTTATCTAACAGCCGTTTGGGAGAATATCAAACTAGTTGTCACAACAGCCTGGGATATTATCAAGACGATAATAGAAACAGTCCTAAATGTTATTCTTAGCATTATCACATTGGTCATGCAGGTAATTACTGGGGATTGGTCTGGTGCCTGGGAAACCATTAAACAAATTGTATCTACCGTATGGGAAGGGATTCAGTCCATCATTGGCACCATTCTTAATGCCATCTGGCAATTTATAGTGAATAGCTGGAATGGCATCAAAGATAGTGTTTCAAATATTCTATCAGCCCTTTCTTCTTTATTTTCATCCATTTGGAATGCCATTCAATCCACGGTGACAGGGATTGTTCAGGGGATTGCAAGCACACTATCCAATATCTGGAATGGTATCTTGCAGACCATATCAAATGTCCTAAACAACATCTTCTCAACTGTTCGAAATATTTGGGATGGAATCAAAAATGCCATTTCTGGAGCAATTGATGGAGCTAAAAATGCCGTCTCCTCTGCCATCAATGCCATAAAGAATCTCTTTAATTTCCATATCTCTTGGCCGCATATTCCGTTGCCACACTTTAGTGTCAGTGGATCCGCTAATCCGCTTGATTGGTTAAAGGGGGATATTCCACGGATTGGGATTGAATGGTATGCCAAAGGTGGGATTTTAACCAAGCCGACCATATTTGGCGTAAATGGTATGAACCTCTTAGCGGGAGGAGAGTCAGGAAGAGAAGCGGTTCTTCCTTTGAACAGAGAAACATTGAGTCAGATTGGTCGAGGAATTGCTTCTACCTTGGATGATCTGCCTCAGATTACCATTACAATTTCAGATGTGGTAATTAGAGAAGAAGCGGATTTAGAACGCTTATCAGAACATGTGGCAGGAAGATTGGCAGATGAACTCGCTAGGCAAAAACAACTGAAAGGATTGGGAACATGA
- a CDS encoding holin family protein has translation MKQLVFANKVLFTTVGGLLGSVFGDWDGFIFALIVVFISIDYISGLMAAVVEKKLSSAVGFRGLFKKVVILMLVAMGQIIDTHILKQGGIIRTAIIFYYLSNEGLSILENAARIGLPVPEKLKQTLKQLKSEEK, from the coding sequence ATGAAGCAGTTAGTTTTTGCGAATAAAGTCCTATTTACTACGGTAGGAGGACTTTTAGGAAGTGTTTTTGGCGATTGGGATGGTTTTATTTTTGCCTTGATTGTTGTCTTTATATCTATTGATTATATCAGTGGATTGATGGCAGCAGTTGTTGAAAAGAAGCTATCCAGTGCAGTTGGTTTTCGAGGACTGTTTAAAAAAGTTGTCATTTTGATGCTAGTGGCTATGGGGCAGATTATTGATACTCATATCTTGAAACAGGGAGGCATCATCCGAACCGCTATTATTTTCTATTACTTGTCTAACGAGGGGCTCAGTATTTTAGAAAATGCAGCACGGATTGGTCTGCCAGTTCCAGAGAAACTCAAACAAACTTTGAAACAATTAAAATCGGAGGAAAAATAA
- a CDS encoding phage tail spike protein, whose amino-acid sequence MLYLLDKEVQTIKWNGIPLYEAVSARVKETLNGDFTLTLKYPITDSHLYRLLKVDKLIKAPVPELGEQLFRIKKPVEMDDYVEVLCYHITDDVMQHSIKPIGNSQVACMTALSSMVQAAKTSLGSFSFTSDITKHRDFNMTETTTLYNVLLDGAHSIVGTWEGELIRDNFSFSIQEHRGENRGVIVTTHQNLKSYKRNRSSQNVVTRIHVHSTFKPEGAKEEKTLTVTVDSPLLDAYPYINEKEFTNNNLKTLEELRKWGESKFYHDKIDREQDAIVIEAYELDGQTVHLADWITLKSRKHHVDIIKQAVAYEYDALTKEYISLTFDDTAKVSSHGSSSNITAAAHSILNFARGSQELMIEQALENANRAFGAVFEKQESKVLDGIEKAKARAEEIAAQTRDQIQSSFTPFKKTTESSLHTITQKTEEALGKAGDTQRALNNVQEVTNRTTANLKNFQTETLQKMGTFVSKTEVKQTLSGLETTLQQIQGYVSKDGERRERLEQYVRMETANQSRTVREQVAKDYVAKASYSEDVKGLNRRFESLQIGGRNYIRHYDFDGLLPLSPNVSEWKFERVPDTNAKSGYYLKAICTKAGNGGFHKPIFDLRGSEWQGKKMVYAADMKASRSVVVRFGFETGGVSTVTLQTEWHRFVHPFTVKFERYWSWVCYSNGWLVGDVLYIRDPQLEDGTIATTPSPAPEDDRQYTEAKIASYSQTVEGRFSEIMQAVNGKTSSSDFQKVQETVNLYSRLIGSKEDSVKHNLAQIVLTDSSYVTKVTDLTQKVSTVQTQLANSWSVQYLTSSGAVLNSLNLLANGVNHIHGRLTHITGQTLIDHAVIKSAMVDKLKTANFESGSVTTAILSAEAVTAEKLKVDDALFNKLSATEAYLRKLFSKQAFISQVQSVTLSANKISGGILTAINRAMEISLNAGQILYYTDQAALKRVLAGYPTQFIKFATGNVDGKGRAGVTVIGSNRYGNESSNDGGFVGIRAWNGVNVDSLDVVGDELSFASSAYDNKDGWVMTTTGKLQLRPSRKQDRRDSTINVGDVWLYLDTSGNYVSLHEILQCLSNSIGALYEYRTNHGEGHPSWWDTRNLVGRL is encoded by the coding sequence ATGCTTTATTTATTGGATAAGGAAGTACAGACCATTAAATGGAACGGTATCCCTCTTTATGAAGCAGTATCTGCTAGGGTAAAGGAAACGTTGAATGGAGATTTTACCTTAACCCTCAAGTATCCTATAACGGACAGTCATCTTTATCGGCTATTGAAAGTAGATAAACTCATTAAGGCTCCTGTCCCTGAATTAGGAGAACAGCTTTTTCGTATTAAGAAACCAGTTGAGATGGATGATTACGTGGAGGTTCTGTGTTATCACATTACGGATGATGTCATGCAGCATTCCATTAAGCCAATTGGAAATTCTCAAGTAGCTTGTATGACAGCCTTATCTAGCATGGTCCAGGCAGCCAAGACGAGTCTTGGGTCTTTTTCTTTCACAAGTGATATTACCAAACACAGGGATTTTAACATGACTGAGACAACTACGCTTTATAACGTCCTGTTAGATGGTGCTCATTCTATTGTCGGAACTTGGGAAGGGGAGCTTATTCGAGATAATTTCTCATTCTCCATTCAAGAGCACAGAGGAGAGAATCGTGGAGTCATTGTTACGACTCATCAGAATCTGAAATCCTACAAACGGAATAGAAGCTCACAAAATGTTGTGACCCGTATCCATGTACATTCGACCTTTAAACCAGAAGGGGCTAAAGAAGAAAAGACGTTAACCGTGACGGTTGATAGTCCTTTACTTGATGCTTATCCCTATATCAACGAAAAAGAATTCACGAATAACAATCTTAAAACCCTTGAGGAATTGCGAAAATGGGGTGAGAGTAAATTTTATCATGATAAGATTGACCGAGAGCAAGATGCAATTGTGATAGAAGCCTATGAGCTAGATGGTCAAACGGTTCATTTAGCCGACTGGATTACTCTAAAGAGCAGAAAACACCATGTAGATATCATCAAACAAGCAGTAGCTTATGAATATGATGCGCTGACTAAAGAATATATCTCATTAACCTTTGATGATACTGCAAAAGTAAGTAGCCATGGGAGCTCTTCAAATATAACTGCTGCAGCACATTCCATTTTGAATTTTGCTCGAGGCAGTCAAGAGTTGATGATTGAACAAGCCTTAGAAAATGCCAATCGAGCCTTTGGTGCAGTTTTTGAGAAGCAAGAGAGTAAGGTATTAGATGGCATTGAAAAGGCAAAAGCAAGGGCAGAGGAAATTGCAGCTCAGACTCGTGATCAGATTCAGAGTTCGTTTACTCCTTTTAAGAAAACGACAGAGTCGTCTCTTCATACGATTACTCAAAAGACGGAAGAAGCCTTAGGGAAGGCAGGAGATACTCAGAGAGCTCTGAATAACGTCCAAGAAGTAACGAATCGAACAACAGCAAATTTGAAAAATTTTCAAACAGAAACTCTTCAGAAAATGGGCACTTTTGTCAGTAAGACAGAAGTCAAGCAAACTCTATCTGGCCTTGAAACAACTCTCCAACAGATTCAGGGATATGTTTCAAAAGATGGTGAACGGCGGGAACGACTGGAGCAGTATGTACGGATGGAAACAGCCAATCAGTCCAGAACTGTCCGAGAGCAAGTAGCCAAGGACTATGTCGCAAAAGCCTCCTATTCAGAAGATGTGAAAGGCTTAAATCGTCGCTTTGAGAGTTTGCAAATTGGTGGGCGCAACTACATCCGTCATTATGATTTTGATGGTCTGTTACCCCTCTCGCCTAATGTATCAGAATGGAAGTTTGAAAGGGTACCGGATACGAATGCCAAAAGTGGCTACTATCTCAAAGCCATCTGTACAAAAGCAGGAAATGGTGGCTTTCATAAGCCCATTTTTGATTTAAGGGGATCTGAATGGCAAGGGAAGAAAATGGTCTATGCAGCTGATATGAAAGCGAGTCGGTCGGTAGTTGTTCGGTTTGGTTTTGAGACAGGTGGTGTTTCGACCGTGACACTTCAAACTGAATGGCATAGGTTTGTTCACCCTTTTACCGTGAAGTTTGAGAGATATTGGTCCTGGGTGTGCTATTCAAATGGCTGGCTTGTTGGTGATGTTCTTTATATTCGGGATCCACAATTGGAAGATGGGACAATTGCGACGACACCGAGTCCAGCTCCAGAGGATGATAGACAGTACACAGAAGCCAAGATTGCTTCTTATTCTCAAACAGTGGAGGGACGTTTTTCAGAAATCATGCAGGCAGTCAATGGCAAAACCAGCAGCAGTGACTTTCAAAAGGTTCAGGAAACAGTTAATCTGTACTCACGGCTCATTGGCTCAAAGGAAGACAGCGTCAAACATAACTTGGCCCAGATTGTCCTGACAGATTCTTCCTATGTGACCAAGGTGACGGATTTGACCCAGAAAGTTTCTACTGTTCAAACTCAGCTCGCAAACAGTTGGTCGGTTCAGTATTTGACTTCAAGTGGGGCAGTACTAAACAGTTTGAATCTATTAGCGAATGGAGTAAATCATATCCATGGTAGACTCACTCATATCACAGGACAAACTTTAATTGACCATGCTGTGATTAAGTCTGCCATGGTGGATAAGTTAAAGACAGCCAACTTTGAATCGGGATCAGTCACAACAGCTATCCTAAGTGCAGAAGCAGTGACAGCTGAGAAATTGAAAGTAGATGATGCCTTGTTTAACAAGCTATCTGCGACCGAAGCTTATCTGAGGAAGCTTTTTTCAAAGCAGGCCTTCATCAGTCAGGTGCAGTCGGTAACTTTATCTGCGAACAAGATATCAGGTGGTATCCTAACAGCCATTAACCGAGCTATGGAAATCAGTCTCAATGCGGGTCAAATTTTGTATTATACAGACCAAGCTGCATTGAAACGAGTTCTAGCTGGTTATCCAACCCAGTTCATTAAGTTTGCGACAGGAAATGTCGATGGTAAGGGAAGAGCTGGTGTGACGGTCATTGGGTCTAATCGCTATGGCAATGAAAGCTCAAATGATGGTGGCTTTGTAGGTATTCGGGCTTGGAATGGGGTTAATGTTGACTCACTTGATGTGGTTGGAGATGAATTGTCCTTTGCCAGTTCTGCCTATGATAATAAAGACGGTTGGGTTATGACAACAACAGGAAAGCTTCAGCTTCGTCCAAGCAGAAAACAGGATAGACGAGACTCGACTATTAATGTTGGGGACGTTTGGCTTTATTTAGATACAAGCGGAAATTATGTCTCACTCCATGAGATTCTCCAATGCTTGTCTAATAGCATTGGAGCACTTTATGAGTATCGGACTAATCATGGTGAAGGGCATCCATCTTGGTGGGATACCAGAAACCTAGTCGGACGTTTATAA
- a CDS encoding HK97 gp10 family phage protein, producing the protein MATIDPSDLARAVQKELEDYVERSTETLKAVVEDSTQEAVNELKHGSPKKRGKYARDWTSTATKETNLALIKTIHNRTPGLMHLLENGHAKRDGGRVEGIRHIAPVEEKMIRQFEERLKEKL; encoded by the coding sequence ATGGCAACAATTGATCCATCTGACCTAGCTCGGGCTGTTCAAAAGGAGTTAGAAGATTATGTGGAAAGGTCTACTGAAACATTGAAAGCAGTGGTGGAAGACAGTACGCAGGAAGCCGTCAATGAGTTAAAGCATGGTTCTCCCAAAAAGAGGGGAAAATATGCTCGAGACTGGACCTCTACTGCGACTAAAGAAACGAATCTAGCTTTGATAAAAACGATTCATAATCGAACACCAGGACTGATGCATCTCTTAGAAAACGGTCATGCTAAACGAGACGGTGGTAGGGTTGAAGGAATTCGTCATATTGCTCCTGTTGAAGAAAAGATGATTCGCCAATTTGAAGAGCGCTTGAAGGAGAAGTTATGA
- a CDS encoding GH25 family lysozyme has translation MALFGVDISEHNGFIDFDQLKNNVDFVIIRSSWGSFAEDLRARRNASECERVGIPYGFYHYSYARNLGEAQAEVNAFLNFARQFHPSMPLYIDMEDADGWKANNGGVSWETSTAICRLFCDNVESAGYWAGVYASLYWFQNMGDLSRYTNWVAQ, from the coding sequence ATGGCATTATTTGGAGTAGATATCAGTGAACACAATGGCTTTATTGACTTTGATCAGTTGAAAAACAATGTTGACTTTGTCATTATCCGTTCGTCTTGGGGTAGCTTTGCGGAAGACCTGCGTGCACGACGAAATGCATCTGAATGTGAGCGGGTTGGCATTCCGTACGGATTTTACCATTATAGCTATGCTCGAAATTTGGGAGAAGCACAAGCTGAGGTCAATGCCTTTTTGAACTTTGCTCGTCAATTCCATCCTTCTATGCCGCTCTACATTGATATGGAGGATGCGGACGGTTGGAAAGCCAACAACGGTGGTGTGAGTTGGGAAACTTCTACGGCTATCTGCCGACTGTTTTGTGACAATGTAGAATCCGCTGGTTACTGGGCTGGCGTGTATGCAAGCCTGTACTGGTTCCAGAATATGGGTGACTTGTCCCGCTATACGAATTGGGTAGCTCAGTGA
- a CDS encoding head-tail adaptor protein — translation MRIAPLSKRVFFEKRVIEQDAIGNENSQWQPLFSRWCSCKVLLETEGTATVMIKNIHQLRFTLRYDPAIRELDSKTTRLRFEDKVYNIKAIDSLTYPQKLILIDATEEVQYGNN, via the coding sequence ATGAGAATAGCCCCATTAAGTAAACGAGTTTTCTTTGAAAAACGAGTCATTGAGCAAGATGCTATTGGCAATGAAAATAGTCAGTGGCAACCGTTGTTTTCTAGGTGGTGTTCCTGCAAGGTGCTTCTTGAAACGGAAGGCACTGCTACAGTAATGATCAAGAATATTCATCAATTACGATTTACGCTGCGCTATGACCCTGCTATTCGAGAGTTGGATAGTAAAACCACTCGTCTTCGCTTTGAGGATAAGGTTTATAATATCAAGGCCATTGATTCGTTGACTTATCCTCAGAAATTAATCCTGATAGATGCGACAGAGGAGGTGCAATATGGCAACAATTGA